From the genome of Anopheles moucheti chromosome 3, idAnoMoucSN_F20_07, whole genome shotgun sequence, one region includes:
- the LOC128301525 gene encoding uncharacterized protein LOC128301525 isoform X1 has product MYGSRPQPGNGGFNRGGMQGGRPGGPMGGGFRRDGGAGGYGGGNGGSFDRQSNNGKNLRNVKWEPEDLTPFEKNFYQPSAGLMSLTVSDIEGYLNKHQITLKGRDVPRPSMEFEDGGLPVYIMEELKRQGFSKPTAIQAQGMPIALSGRDMVGIAQTGSGKTLAYVVPSLVHIQHQASIRRGDGPIALILAPTRELAQQIQQVATDFGTRVSANNTCVFGGAPKGPQIRDLERGAEIVIATPGRLIDFLERGITNLRRCTYLVLDEADRMLDMGFEPQIRKIMGQIRPDRQVLMWSATWPKEVRNLAEEFLADYIQINIGSLNLSANHNILQIVDVCEDYEKDQKLMKLLTEISAEPDTKTIIFVETKRRVDDITRIVNRNGWRAVAIHGDKSQQERDYVLSTFRNGRQGILVATDVAARGLDVEDVKFVINYDYPSNSEDYVHRIGRTGRSNNTGTAYTLFTNSNANKANDLINVLREANQVINPRLVELAKPNMGKGRQRYNNHRFGGQQNRPPRDGPYGGGPRHDGGAGRFGGQRDGAPKYGGGVGGRNDADKYGPPRSMYGVNAGLPPQTLGGLAASTAMGGAKPPGVGGVGQRQSRFSAPPSSATAAAAAAAAAFASSYHQQSKYPSASSVGAGLAGAHPSAGASATPYGSSAPSYKPQSATGSEAAHMYGSSGGYSARSQPSALPTAAAAAVAAAYQYAANGATPAFAYPPPQVVLN; this is encoded by the exons AT GTACGGAAGTCGCCCACAACCTGGTAACGGAGGTTTTAACCGCGGTGGAATGCAGGGCGGTCGGCCAGGTGGCCCAATGGGTGGTGGATTCCGACGTGACGGAGGGGCTGGTGGTTACGGGGGCGGTAACGGTGGTTCGTTCGATCGTCAATCCAACAACGGAAAGAATCTCCGCAATGTCAAGTGGGAACCAGAGGATCTGACACCTTTCGAGAAGAATTTTTATCAACCATCCGCTGGGCTCATGAGCTTGACTGTCTCGGACATTGAGGGCTATCTGAACAAGCATCAGATCACGCTGAAAGGTCGTGATGTGCCCCGTCCCAGCATGGAGTTTGAGGATGGTGGTCTGCCCGTGTACATCATGGAAGAGCTGAAACGACAAGGATTCAGTAAGCCAACGGCCATTCAGGCCCAGGGCATGCCGATTGCTTTGAGCGGTCGGGATATGGTGGGTATTGCACAGACCGGATCCGGCAAGACGCTTGCCTACGTAGTACCTTCGTTGGTACACATACAGCACCAGGCGAGCATTCGACGGGGTGATGGCCCGATTGCATTGATTCTTGCACCCACTCGTGAGCTAGCGCAGCAGATTCAGCAGGTCGCAACGGACTTTGGAACGCGTGTTAGCGCGAACAATACGTGCGTTTTCGGTGGCGCCCCTAAGGGACCACAAATCCGAGACCTAGAACGGGGTGCAGAAATCGTGATTGCCACCCCTGGGCGGTTGATCGATTTTCTCGAGCGCGGCATAACTAATTTGCGCCGTTGCACTTATCTGGTACTTGACGAGGCCGATCGCATGTTGGACATGGGTTTCGAGCCGCAGATTCGTAAAATCATGGGACAGATCCGTCCCGACCGGCAAGTGCTGATGTGGTCAGCCACTTGGCCGAAGGAGGTGCGCAATCTGGCCGAAGAATTTCTAGCCGACTATATCCAGATCAATATCGGGTCACTGAATTTGTCGGCGAACCACAACATCCTGCAGATTGTGGATGTGTGCGAAGATTACGAGAAGGATCAGAAGCTGATGAAGCTGTTGACGGAGATATCGGCCGAACCGGACACGAAGACAATCATCTTCGTTGAAACAAAGCGCCGCGTCGACGACATTACTCGCATCGTCAACCGCAATGGATGGCGCGCCGTTGCCATTCACGGTGACAAATCGCAGCAGGAGCGCGATTACGTTCTCAGCACATTCCGTAACGGACGCCAGGGCATCCTGGTGGCCACGGATGTTGCTGCTCGCGGTTTGG ATGTGGAAGACGTAAAGTTCGTTATCAATTACGACTATCCGTCGAATTCCGAAGATTACGTGCATCGGATTGGTAGAACGGGACGCTCTAACAATACCGGCACCGCCTACACCCTGTTCACCAACTCGAATGCCAACAAAGCGAACGACCTGATCAACGTGCTGCGAGAAGCAAATCAG GTGATCAATCCGCGGCTCGTTGAACTGGCCAAACCGAATATGGGCAAAGGTCGTCAGCGGTACAACAATCATCGCTTCGGTGGCCAACAGAACCGTCCTCCGCGCGATGGTCCGTACGGTGGGGGACCACGCCATGACGGGGGTGCTGGGCGGTTCGGTGGGCAACGTGACGGGGCACCGAAGTATGGTGGCGGTGTTGGTGGTCGAAACGATGCGGACAAATACGGTCCCCCACGGTCGATGTACGGCGTGAATGCTGGCCTACCGCCACAGACACTTGGTGGTCTTGCGGCCAGCACTGCCATGGGAGGTGCCAAACCACCGGGAGTTGGTGGGGTAGGTCAACGCCAGAGCCGCTTCTCGGCACCGCCCTCTTCTGCCACAGCAGCGGCCGCCGCAGCAGCTGCCGCATTCGCTTCCAGCTACCACCAGCAGAGTAAATATCCGAGTGCATCATCCGTGGGGGCTGGTTTGGCCGGTGCGCACCCATCAGCCGGGGCTAGCGCGACACCATACGGAAGTTCCGCACCATCGTACAAACCACAGTCCGCCACGGGCAGTGAGGCCGCTCACATGTACGGTAGCAGTGGCGGTTACAGTGCGCGATCACAGCCCTCCGCACTACCAACGGCAGCGGCCGCGGCAGTAGCCGCAGCGTACCAATACGCCGCAAACGGAGCGACGCCGGCATTCGCCTATCCGCCGCCCCAAGTTGTGCTCAACTAG
- the LOC128301525 gene encoding probable ATP-dependent RNA helicase DDX17 isoform X2 — MYGSRPQPGNGGFNRGGMQGGRPGGPMGGGFRRDGGAGGYGGGNGGSFDRQSNNGKNLRNVKWEPEDLTPFEKNFYQPSAGLMSLTVSDIEGYLNKHQITLKGRDVPRPSMEFEDGGLPVYIMEELKRQGFSKPTAIQAQGMPIALSGRDMVGIAQTGSGKTLAYVVPSLVHIQHQASIRRGDGPIALILAPTRELAQQIQQVATDFGTRVSANNTCVFGGAPKGPQIRDLERGAEIVIATPGRLIDFLERGITNLRRCTYLVLDEADRMLDMGFEPQIRKIMGQIRPDRQVLMWSATWPKEVRNLAEEFLADYIQINIGSLNLSANHNILQIVDVCEDYEKDQKLMKLLTEISAEPDTKTIIFVETKRRVDDITRIVNRNGWRAVAIHGDKSQQERDYVLSTFRNGRQGILVATDVAARGLGKFLSFLFGWHLFSRKTVHSYPP, encoded by the exons AT GTACGGAAGTCGCCCACAACCTGGTAACGGAGGTTTTAACCGCGGTGGAATGCAGGGCGGTCGGCCAGGTGGCCCAATGGGTGGTGGATTCCGACGTGACGGAGGGGCTGGTGGTTACGGGGGCGGTAACGGTGGTTCGTTCGATCGTCAATCCAACAACGGAAAGAATCTCCGCAATGTCAAGTGGGAACCAGAGGATCTGACACCTTTCGAGAAGAATTTTTATCAACCATCCGCTGGGCTCATGAGCTTGACTGTCTCGGACATTGAGGGCTATCTGAACAAGCATCAGATCACGCTGAAAGGTCGTGATGTGCCCCGTCCCAGCATGGAGTTTGAGGATGGTGGTCTGCCCGTGTACATCATGGAAGAGCTGAAACGACAAGGATTCAGTAAGCCAACGGCCATTCAGGCCCAGGGCATGCCGATTGCTTTGAGCGGTCGGGATATGGTGGGTATTGCACAGACCGGATCCGGCAAGACGCTTGCCTACGTAGTACCTTCGTTGGTACACATACAGCACCAGGCGAGCATTCGACGGGGTGATGGCCCGATTGCATTGATTCTTGCACCCACTCGTGAGCTAGCGCAGCAGATTCAGCAGGTCGCAACGGACTTTGGAACGCGTGTTAGCGCGAACAATACGTGCGTTTTCGGTGGCGCCCCTAAGGGACCACAAATCCGAGACCTAGAACGGGGTGCAGAAATCGTGATTGCCACCCCTGGGCGGTTGATCGATTTTCTCGAGCGCGGCATAACTAATTTGCGCCGTTGCACTTATCTGGTACTTGACGAGGCCGATCGCATGTTGGACATGGGTTTCGAGCCGCAGATTCGTAAAATCATGGGACAGATCCGTCCCGACCGGCAAGTGCTGATGTGGTCAGCCACTTGGCCGAAGGAGGTGCGCAATCTGGCCGAAGAATTTCTAGCCGACTATATCCAGATCAATATCGGGTCACTGAATTTGTCGGCGAACCACAACATCCTGCAGATTGTGGATGTGTGCGAAGATTACGAGAAGGATCAGAAGCTGATGAAGCTGTTGACGGAGATATCGGCCGAACCGGACACGAAGACAATCATCTTCGTTGAAACAAAGCGCCGCGTCGACGACATTACTCGCATCGTCAACCGCAATGGATGGCGCGCCGTTGCCATTCACGGTGACAAATCGCAGCAGGAGCGCGATTACGTTCTCAGCACATTCCGTAACGGACGCCAGGGCATCCTGGTGGCCACGGATGTTGCTGCTCGCGGTTTGGGTAAGTTTTTAAGTTTCCTCTTTGGGTGGCATTTGTTTTCTAGGAAAACAGTACATTCATATCctccataa
- the LOC128301526 gene encoding b(0,+)-type amino acid transporter 1-like — MTVAAEPKSAAAGLKREMGLMSAINVIISVMIGSGIFVSPTAALRYSGSVGFCLVVWTVCGGISLLGALCFAELGTVVPRSGAEYAYLIEAFKKSHSFWGPLPSFICAWVYVMILRPAEIAVIILTFSEYSILPFRHLLGLEDMPADDLHLLIKLIGILGLGIITYINLSSVKLYVTINNVFGFCKVFACLVVIFGGVYQLAIGNTANLAGGFQGTNTSPGHIALAFYNGLWAYDGWSSVTTITEEIKKPEVNIPRSIMIAVPIITGLYVFMNLAYMTVLSMGEMIASEAVGIDFGDRALGSFSFLIPLGVALATFGCALSIQFGVTRLCYVASQEGQMLEPLSYIHVRRSTPAPAVAMQGVLALAFILVGNIETLIEFASFLIWFFYGAAVVALLALRRTQPNVHRPYKVPLIVPYITLAVSIFLSIVPVISDPSPKYLFAVAFILSGVLVYTPFVYYKVRPRWINKLTFIIQVLFEVVPSSSKLD, encoded by the exons ATGACGGTCGCCGCAGAACCTAAGAGTGCCGCCGCCGGCCTGAAGCGCGAAATGGGCCTCATGTCGGCGATAAACGTGATCATCAGTGTTATGATCGGGTCCGGCATCTTTGTGTCTCCAACGGCCGCGCTACGGTACTCCGGCAGTGTCGGCTTCTGTCTGGTCGTGTGGACCGTTTGCGGTGGAATCTCGCTCCTGGGTGCACTTTGCTTCGCCGAGCTCGGCACGGTTGTGCCACGGTCCGGCGCAGAGTACGCTTATCTAATCGAGGCATTTAAGAAATCGCACTCCTTCTGGGGTCCGCTGCCATCGTTCATATGCGCCTGGGTGTATGTAATGATATTGCGTCCGGCGGAAATCGCCGTCATCATTTTAACGTTTTCCGAATATTCGATACTGCCCTTCCGCCATCTGCTCGGACTGGAGGATATGCCGGCGGACGATCTCCATCTGCTGATCAAGCTGATAGGGATCTTGGGATTAG GTATTATCACCTACATTAATCTAAGCAGCGTGAAGCTGTACGTCACCATCAACAACGTGTTCGGGTTTTGCAAGGTGTTCGCCTGCCTGGTGGTCATCTTCGGTGGCGTCTACCAACTCGCGATTGGCAATACGGCAAATCTAGCCGGCGGATTTCAGGGAACGAACACCAGCCCAGGTCATATTGCACTTGCGTTCTACAACGGGCTTTGGGCGTACGATGGCTGGTCGAGCGTTACGACCATCACGGAGGAGATCAAGAAACCGGAGGT AAACATTCCCCGCTCGATCATGATCGCCGTCCCGATCATCACCGGACTGTACGTGTTCATGAACCTCGCCTACATGACCGTTCTCTCGATGGGCGAGATGATTGCCTCGGAGGCGGTTGGTATCGATTTCGGAGACCGTGCGCTCGGTTCGTTCTCATTCCTGATTCCGCTAGGTGTCGCTCTCGCCACGTTCGGCTGCGCACTCAGCATTCAGTTTGGCGTTACGCGGCTCTGCTACGTTGCCAGCCAGGAGGGCCAGATGCTGGAGCCACTTTCCTACATTCACGTGCGTCGCTCAACACCGGCACCGGCCGTCGCGATGCAGGGAGTGCTGGCGCTCGCATTCATACTGGTCGGCAATATTGAAACGTTGATCGAGTTTGCCTCCTTCCTGATCTGGTTCTTCTACGGTGCGGCCGTGGTGGCGCTACTAGCCCTTCGCCGAACCCAGCCCAACGTACACCGGCCGTACAAGGTGCCGCTGATCGTGCCATACATTACGCTGGCCGTGTCCATTTTCCTGTCGATTGTGCCAGTTATTAGTGATCCTTCGCCGAAATACCTCTTCGCCGTGGCGTTTATCTTGAGCGGTGTGTTGGTCTACACGCCGTTCGTGTACTACAAAGTTCGACCACGATGGATCA ATAAGTTAACCTTTATCATTCAAGTGCTCTTCGAAGTGGTTCCATCGTCCAGTAAATTAGATTAA
- the LOC128302503 gene encoding nitric oxide synthase-interacting protein homolog: protein MTRHARNCTAGAVYTYHEKKKDAANSGFGTTSRRIGKDSVKSFDCCSLTLQPCRNPVITKDGYLFDKEAILTYIISKKNEYSRKMKEYEKQVKQDEEEETAKANAEQQKKLDRFISTEKNIVSNKAVIPNAEKPSTSGAISNVSLGKRKELPSFWVPSQTPAAKISRIEKPDSKIYCPVSNKPLKAKDLIEVKFTLVKDPADKKSLIAKENRYMCAVTHDILNNSVPCAVLKPTGDVVTIECVEKIIKKDMIHPLSNEKLSESDIIPLQRGGTGFATTNEKLEAKEQKPCLQV from the exons ATGACTCGCCACGCTAGAAATTGTACTGCCGGAGCGGTTTATACGTACCacgagaagaaaaaggatgcGGCAAACTCCGGGTTCGGTACTACATCCCGCCGCATTGGTAAAGATTCGGTGAAAAGTTTCGACTGTTGTTCCTTGACGCTGCAGCCTTGTCGAAATCCAGTAATAAC AAAAGATGGTTATTTGTTTGATAAGGAAGCCATCCTTACGTACATCATCTCGAAGAAGAACGAGTACAGCCGCAAGATGAAGGAGTATGAAAAGCAGGTCAAGCAGGACGAGGAAGAAGAGACTGCCAAGGCAAATGCAGAACAGCAAAAGAAGCTGGACCGGTTCATCTCGACGGAGAAGAATATCGTGAGCAATAAGGCTGTCATACCAAACG CCGAAAAGCCAAGCACTAGCGGAGCTATCTCGAACGTGTCGCTTGGTAAGCGAAAGGAACTGCCCAGCTTCTGGGTACCGTCCCAAACACCAGCGGCCAAGATATCCCGTATCGAGAAGCCGGACAGCAAAATCTACTGCCCCGTATCGAACAAACCGCTAAAAGCAAAGGATCTGATTGAGGTGAAATTTACGCTCGTCAAGGATCCGGCCGATAAGAAATCGTTGATTGCGAAGGAAAATCGCTACATGTGTGCGGTGACGCACGATATCCTAAACAACTCGGTACCGTGCGCAGTGTTGAAACCAAC CGGAGACGTCGTTACCATAGAGTGTgttgaaaaaatcatcaaaaaggACATGATACATCCGCTATCGAATGAAAAACTCTCGGAATCGGATATTATTCCTTTACAACGG GGTGGAACTGGCTTTGCAACGACGAATGAAAAATTAGAAGCCAAAGAGCAAAAACCATGCCTGCAGGTTTAA
- the LOC128305045 gene encoding basic helix-loop-helix ARNT-like protein 1 isoform X1, translated as MVARNFSLQDLPYNRVLQVPDEEREFLALDELKPHQLTELGVSVSGASVVGPPQPPGHRSLPVTGTDQVEVPNPVITTGGLLQNYHHHNVFYELGATTHSPSNASAVPTEHMTGGPDASLLVDPLLAGTMSAVSNLSTLSAAGSGNHHLHLSDHGHSHHDHQHASGGARKRKFSFNDTSDIEDDTCDDSKSVRTADESKKQNHSEIEKRRRDKMNTYITELSAMIPMCHAMSRKLDKLTVLRMAVQHLKTIRGAVHSYTEGHYKPAFLSDQELKMLILQAAEGFLFVVGCDRGRILYVSESVSHILNYSQGDLLGQSWFDILHPKDVAKVKEQLSSSDLSPRERLIDAKTMLPVKTDVPQGVTRLCPGARRSFFCRMKCKANVQVKEEADQPNSVSSVNNVCHRRKKQVNSDKKYSVIQCTGYLKSWAPAKIGLEENETDGEGDSCNLSCLVAVGRVQPNLNQSCNMTANGLHTPSGTNGRSRGGNNTNSVSGAGTSGGTTGSSSNGNPAATPSNGSGKSLNRNSNNIPNLRNVQFISRHAMDGKFLFVDQRATLVLGFLPQELLGTSMYEYYHHEDIPALAESHKAALQGTQCVTTSVYRLRTKETGFVRLQSEWKSFRNPWTKDIEYLIAKNNVILSELGDTGAARAGGYGMGELGDGTGEPGSGASGQPGVGYEFFNHTNGREIQRMINSHVEASKIGRQIAEQVLDHQRRVGDSSSESSPNPNESAMQPAFSSALSEANHSNDAITSGEHSMVTSTGVSPSSIAVVPSTVTTRINGTLPGYSHVQTNAIISPEHDVSQTQASSTDGNDEAAMAVIMSLLEADAGLGGPVDFSGLPWPLP; from the exons ATGGTTGCGCGCAACTTCTCGCTGCAGGATCTACCGTACAATCGTGTTCTGCAGGTGCCGGACGAGGAGCGCGAGTTCCTGGCACTGGATGAGCTGAAACCACACCAACTGACCGAGCTGGGCGTAAGCGTGTCGGGTGCGTCGGTCGTCGGTCCGCCACAGCCACCGGGCCATCGGAGTCTGCCGGTCACTGGcacggatcaggtcgaggtaCCGAATCCGGTCATCACGACCGGTGGCCTATTGCAGAACTATCACCACCATAACGTTTTCTATGAGCTTGGAGCAACAACACACTCGCCGTCCAA TGCCAGTGCGGTGCCGACCGAGCACATGACCGGAGGCCCGGATGCCTCCCTTCTGGTGGATCCGTTGCTGGCCGGCACGATGTCCGCGGTGAGCAACCTGAGCACCCTTTCGGCAGCCGGAAGCGGCAACCATCATCTGCATCTTTCCGACCATGGGCACTCGCACCATGATCACCAGCACGCTTCCGGTGGGGCACGGAAGCGAAAGTTTTCCTTCAA TGATACGAGCGACATTGAAGATGACACCTGTGATGATTCGAAATCCGTCAGAACGGCCGACGAAAGCAAAAA ACAAAACCACAGCGAGATCGAGAAGCGGCGGCGCGACAAAATGAACACCTACATTACGGAGCTGTCCGCGATGATACCGATGTGCCATGCGATGTCCCGCAAGCTGGACAAACTCACCGTCCTCCGGATGGCGGTGCAGCATCTGAAAACGATCCGCGGTGCGGTACATTCGTACACCGAGGGCCACTACAAGCCGGCCTTTCTGTCCGATCAGGAGCTGAAGATGCTGATACTGCAAGCGGCCGAGGGTTTCCTGTTTGTGGTCGGTTGTGACCGTGGTCGGATACTGTACGTTTCCGAGTCCGTATCGCACATACTGAACTATTCCCAG GGTGATCTTCTAGGACAGAGTTGGTTCGACATACTTCACCCCAAGGATGTGGCGAAGGTGAAGGAGCAACTATCATCATCCGATTTGAGTCCCCGGGAACGTTTGATCGATGCTAAAA CTATGCTTCCAGTCAAGACGGATGTTCCACAAGGGGTGACACGGCTCTGTCCCGGTGCCCGTCGTTCCTTTTTCTGTCGCATGAAGTGCAAAGCGAACGTGCAGGTAAAGGAGGAAGCGGATCAACCGAACAGTGTGTCCAGCGTGAACAATGTGTGCCATCGGCGCAAAAAGCAAGTAAATTCCG ATAAGAAATATTCCGTGATACAGTGCACCGGTTACCTGAAATCGTGGGCCCCGGCCAAGATAGGGCTGGAGGAGAACGAAACGGACGGCGAGGGCGATTCGTGCAATCTGTCCTGTCTGGTGGCGGTCGGCCGAGTACAACCAAACCTCAACCAGAGCTGCAATATGACGGCGAACGGTCTTCACACACCGAGCGGCACCAATGGTCGGTCGAGAGGTGGCAACAACACCAACTCCGTGTCGGGTGCGGGCACGAGCGGTGGTACTACCGGGTCGTCCAGCAATGGTAATCCAGCGGCCACACCGAGCAACGGTAGCGGGAAGTCCTTAaatcgcaacagcaacaacatacCCAACCTGCGCAACGTCCAGTTCATCTCACGCCACGCGATGGACGGCAAGTTCCTGTTTGTCGATCAGCGGGCAACACTCGTGCTGGGTTTCCTGCCGCAGGAGCTGCTCGGTACGAGCATGTACGAGTACTACCATCACGAGGATATTCCGGCACTGGCCGAATCGCATAAGGCTGCCCTCCAGGGCACGCAGTGCGTTACCACCTCCGTGTACCGGTTACGCACGAAGGAGACCGGCTTTGTGCGGCTTCAAAGCGAGTGGAAATCGTTCCGCAACCCGTGGACGAAGGACATCGAGTATCTGATAGCGAAGAACAACGTTATCCTGTCGGAGCTCGGTGACACGGGTGCGGCCCGTGCTGGTGGGTATGGTATGGGCGAGCTGGGTGATGGTACCGGTGAACCCGGTTCCGGGGCTTCCGGCCAACCGGGCGTAGGATACGAGTTCTTTAATCACA CGAATGGACGTGAAATACAGCGCATGATCAATTCGCACGTGGAGGCAAGCAAAATTGGCCGCCAGATAGCGGAACAGGTGTTGGATCATCAGCGACGGGTTGGAGATTCCTCCTCGG AAAGTAGTCCAAACCCCAATGAATCGGCAATGCAGCCCGCCTTCAGCTCAGCACTGTCCGAGGCGAACCATTCGAACGATGCAATCACGTCCGGTGAGCACAGCATGGTCACCTCGACCGGTGTGTCACCGTCCTCGATTGCCGTCGTACCTTCGACAGTTACCACGCGCATCAATGGCACTCTGCCCGGTTACAGCCATGTGCAGACAAACGCCATCATCAGTCCGGAGCATG ATGTATCGCAAACGCAAGCCAGCAGCACGGATGGCAATGACGAGGCAGCGATGGCGGTGATTATGAGCCTGCTGGAGGCGGATGCCGGTCTCGGTGGTCCGGTAGATTTTTCCGGCCTGCCCTGGCCACTGCCGTGA
- the LOC128305045 gene encoding protein cycle isoform X2: MTGGPDASLLVDPLLAGTMSAVSNLSTLSAAGSGNHHLHLSDHGHSHHDHQHASGGARKRKFSFNDTSDIEDDTCDDSKSVRTADESKKQNHSEIEKRRRDKMNTYITELSAMIPMCHAMSRKLDKLTVLRMAVQHLKTIRGAVHSYTEGHYKPAFLSDQELKMLILQAAEGFLFVVGCDRGRILYVSESVSHILNYSQGDLLGQSWFDILHPKDVAKVKEQLSSSDLSPRERLIDAKTMLPVKTDVPQGVTRLCPGARRSFFCRMKCKANVQVKEEADQPNSVSSVNNVCHRRKKQVNSDKKYSVIQCTGYLKSWAPAKIGLEENETDGEGDSCNLSCLVAVGRVQPNLNQSCNMTANGLHTPSGTNGRSRGGNNTNSVSGAGTSGGTTGSSSNGNPAATPSNGSGKSLNRNSNNIPNLRNVQFISRHAMDGKFLFVDQRATLVLGFLPQELLGTSMYEYYHHEDIPALAESHKAALQGTQCVTTSVYRLRTKETGFVRLQSEWKSFRNPWTKDIEYLIAKNNVILSELGDTGAARAGGYGMGELGDGTGEPGSGASGQPGVGYEFFNHTNGREIQRMINSHVEASKIGRQIAEQVLDHQRRVGDSSSESSPNPNESAMQPAFSSALSEANHSNDAITSGEHSMVTSTGVSPSSIAVVPSTVTTRINGTLPGYSHVQTNAIISPEHDVSQTQASSTDGNDEAAMAVIMSLLEADAGLGGPVDFSGLPWPLP, translated from the exons ATGACCGGAGGCCCGGATGCCTCCCTTCTGGTGGATCCGTTGCTGGCCGGCACGATGTCCGCGGTGAGCAACCTGAGCACCCTTTCGGCAGCCGGAAGCGGCAACCATCATCTGCATCTTTCCGACCATGGGCACTCGCACCATGATCACCAGCACGCTTCCGGTGGGGCACGGAAGCGAAAGTTTTCCTTCAA TGATACGAGCGACATTGAAGATGACACCTGTGATGATTCGAAATCCGTCAGAACGGCCGACGAAAGCAAAAA ACAAAACCACAGCGAGATCGAGAAGCGGCGGCGCGACAAAATGAACACCTACATTACGGAGCTGTCCGCGATGATACCGATGTGCCATGCGATGTCCCGCAAGCTGGACAAACTCACCGTCCTCCGGATGGCGGTGCAGCATCTGAAAACGATCCGCGGTGCGGTACATTCGTACACCGAGGGCCACTACAAGCCGGCCTTTCTGTCCGATCAGGAGCTGAAGATGCTGATACTGCAAGCGGCCGAGGGTTTCCTGTTTGTGGTCGGTTGTGACCGTGGTCGGATACTGTACGTTTCCGAGTCCGTATCGCACATACTGAACTATTCCCAG GGTGATCTTCTAGGACAGAGTTGGTTCGACATACTTCACCCCAAGGATGTGGCGAAGGTGAAGGAGCAACTATCATCATCCGATTTGAGTCCCCGGGAACGTTTGATCGATGCTAAAA CTATGCTTCCAGTCAAGACGGATGTTCCACAAGGGGTGACACGGCTCTGTCCCGGTGCCCGTCGTTCCTTTTTCTGTCGCATGAAGTGCAAAGCGAACGTGCAGGTAAAGGAGGAAGCGGATCAACCGAACAGTGTGTCCAGCGTGAACAATGTGTGCCATCGGCGCAAAAAGCAAGTAAATTCCG ATAAGAAATATTCCGTGATACAGTGCACCGGTTACCTGAAATCGTGGGCCCCGGCCAAGATAGGGCTGGAGGAGAACGAAACGGACGGCGAGGGCGATTCGTGCAATCTGTCCTGTCTGGTGGCGGTCGGCCGAGTACAACCAAACCTCAACCAGAGCTGCAATATGACGGCGAACGGTCTTCACACACCGAGCGGCACCAATGGTCGGTCGAGAGGTGGCAACAACACCAACTCCGTGTCGGGTGCGGGCACGAGCGGTGGTACTACCGGGTCGTCCAGCAATGGTAATCCAGCGGCCACACCGAGCAACGGTAGCGGGAAGTCCTTAaatcgcaacagcaacaacatacCCAACCTGCGCAACGTCCAGTTCATCTCACGCCACGCGATGGACGGCAAGTTCCTGTTTGTCGATCAGCGGGCAACACTCGTGCTGGGTTTCCTGCCGCAGGAGCTGCTCGGTACGAGCATGTACGAGTACTACCATCACGAGGATATTCCGGCACTGGCCGAATCGCATAAGGCTGCCCTCCAGGGCACGCAGTGCGTTACCACCTCCGTGTACCGGTTACGCACGAAGGAGACCGGCTTTGTGCGGCTTCAAAGCGAGTGGAAATCGTTCCGCAACCCGTGGACGAAGGACATCGAGTATCTGATAGCGAAGAACAACGTTATCCTGTCGGAGCTCGGTGACACGGGTGCGGCCCGTGCTGGTGGGTATGGTATGGGCGAGCTGGGTGATGGTACCGGTGAACCCGGTTCCGGGGCTTCCGGCCAACCGGGCGTAGGATACGAGTTCTTTAATCACA CGAATGGACGTGAAATACAGCGCATGATCAATTCGCACGTGGAGGCAAGCAAAATTGGCCGCCAGATAGCGGAACAGGTGTTGGATCATCAGCGACGGGTTGGAGATTCCTCCTCGG AAAGTAGTCCAAACCCCAATGAATCGGCAATGCAGCCCGCCTTCAGCTCAGCACTGTCCGAGGCGAACCATTCGAACGATGCAATCACGTCCGGTGAGCACAGCATGGTCACCTCGACCGGTGTGTCACCGTCCTCGATTGCCGTCGTACCTTCGACAGTTACCACGCGCATCAATGGCACTCTGCCCGGTTACAGCCATGTGCAGACAAACGCCATCATCAGTCCGGAGCATG ATGTATCGCAAACGCAAGCCAGCAGCACGGATGGCAATGACGAGGCAGCGATGGCGGTGATTATGAGCCTGCTGGAGGCGGATGCCGGTCTCGGTGGTCCGGTAGATTTTTCCGGCCTGCCCTGGCCACTGCCGTGA